DNA from Gouania willdenowi chromosome 15, fGouWil2.1, whole genome shotgun sequence:
catttttttggtttgttcgTTTATATTTGTGTTCAGTATGTGAAGGGATAGAAGAATGAGGGGCTACATTTAAAATGTCCCTCCTCCAAAATGAGTTTGCTGAGTATTTTTAAGTCTCTGATGTAAGAGATTcccaaatataaatgttttattctcccTTTATCGCCACTAATAATGTGTGGAATGCGTGCCTTTACTGTACATTAGGGCTGtgcaaaaaattgatttaatcgaATCAAATTTGtacataaaaaattattttttattttgcagattcgagttaaaaaaatgtaattttttttttcccaccagttttttctgacttttttgtgTTCCGTActtgtgggttaccatagcgcgatgtgagccagagacctttttgtttacatgtgtttaccatttgagtaggctatatgtgtgctacaggcatgtttagttttttattcacactatgctgagatgctacaTGAAtagttaagttttttttttcccggcAAAatggcccagccctactttacatattcagaTTGTTTCTCTTTCTGCATCTTGGTAACTGTCTTATGTCACATAAGAATACAGCAACACAGATGTAAGGGGAGAACATGTGTGTACAGTATGAAAGTGAACTGTAATGTGTGCTTAATGATTCCATCAGGCTCTTCCAGATGGGCGGCCGCTGTCACACAACCTGCTCCTGCTTTCAAAGCTACTGCTGTCCTCAACGGAGAGTTCAAAGACGTGAGCCTGGACGACTTCAAGGGCAAATACCTCGTCCTTTTCTTTTACCCTCTGGATTTGTGCGTGTGCTTTCATCAGCATTCAAGTCCAAATGTGCCTTTACTCACCCTAACCTGTgggtttgtgttgtttgtgacCCTGCAGCACGTTCGTGTGTCCTACAGAGATCATCTCATTCAGTGACAAAGCCAGCGAGTTCCACGATATCAACTGTGAGGTGGTGGGGGTCTCTGTGGACTCTCACTTCACTCACCTCGCCTGGACTAACACTCCTCGCAAGGTTCTGCCCTCCTTTGCTTTCCTACATACACAGATGATGAGGTTCAGCTTCATTTGTGTTTGACTTTGTGGGTTACGTAAATGACTCCCTGAAAAGATTTTCtatgtttcttgtttttttaagaatgtCCAAATGTTTCCTTTGCTTGTGTTTATccttatttagtgtttttttttgttttctttttcagatTGGAGGATTAGGAAAGATCCACATCCCTCTTCTGTCAGACCTCACCAAGCAGATCTCCACAGACTATGGGGTGCTACTGGGGAATTCAGGCATCGCACTGAGGTGAGCTCATCATTTATAATACCTCAACTCTAGGGGTGTAAGATACACTCAAACGATTCCATTCTAATTcagatatttaaaagaaactcaaatcaaagattgtgATGGAATTAATGCACTTCTTTTCAGTTTGAATACATAGAGATCATatgttggagaaaaaaaaaactggattagtcaaaatacagatagttcttcttttgtttgtaTAGTCAAGAATCTTTAAAACTAATTTCTTCCCATAATCTTCCTACAAACCATTTGAACTGTTTGAACtcttaaaccaaaataaactgtaCATGCCTTAATTTATCAGAATGCAAAGTTAAAcaagaatatatatttaaaacaaaaaacataaaacattttgaaattatacATACagtgaaaaaatattattttttttcttaaagagcAGCTTCTGTTCCTGGCTtggaatttacatatttttcttacAGTGTGTctcatgcaaacaaaaactaggtgagaaaatacataaTGCTAAGAAGGTGCTACAAAATTGATGGAAGAAAAGTCACAATTACACCAgtataatgcaccaaaagccacTATATAGCataatttttgcaaaattttccaGGGGGGGATATTGGCAGCAACTTGCCCTGAGTTTTAGCCTTCTACTGGTTTTTTTCCCTGGACATCTGAGGATATATCCTTATATTCCTACTAAAAACTATTAACATGGTAGAAATacagttttcatttgttttgttcttggAGTCCTCCAACGTTTCTCCTAAGCTACACTCTGTCCTGGTGTGTTTCAGAGGTCTGTTCATCATTGATCCTCATAGTGTGGTGAAGCACATGAGTGTCAACGACCTTCCTGTGGGACGCTCTGTTGAAGAAACCCTTCGATTGGTGAAGGCTTTCCAGTTTGTAGAGACTCATGGAGAGGTTTGTCCAGCCAGCTGGACCCCAAAGTCCCCCACGGTGAATAGAACAACACTTCCTAAACTGCTGCCAGAGATTAAACGTATACAAAATAAGTGGAGTTAACTTTTTATATAAATGAGTTCAAGACATCGTGATGCATTGTTCACAATCAGGAAAATATTGTGTAATCTTTGTTCATGTCCAGCTGTATATTTGTATCAGCTTGAATGATATTCTACAAGTTTAGGGTGAATTACTAAGAGGCAGATTTTGTAGCTAAAACTAATCATCAAAAATGAGCTTGAATTGCTCCAGCTTTGACTCTTGTACTGAAATCTAAATGAATGTCACAGAAAGTTTACTTTCACAGGTAGTGAGTTCCTTTTTGGATTCTCATGCAGTTTGTGTTCACAGTGGAATGTCTGGGGAAAACGTTGctctaaaatgtgtttatgcATCTGACATTtacagggagggaggggggaggcTGTTAGAAGTTGAAGTTGTATAACGGTTTATATTTTCAGATCAAACCGACTCCAGAGGG
Protein-coding regions in this window:
- the prdx3 gene encoding thioredoxin-dependent peroxide reductase, mitochondrial produces the protein MAAAVGRALRTSATFAAAGLKAATANQNGALKVLNAPALQRCCFSTSSSRWAAAVTQPAPAFKATAVLNGEFKDVSLDDFKGKYLVLFFYPLDFTFVCPTEIISFSDKASEFHDINCEVVGVSVDSHFTHLAWTNTPRKIGGLGKIHIPLLSDLTKQISTDYGVLLGNSGIALRGLFIIDPHSVVKHMSVNDLPVGRSVEETLRLVKAFQFVETHGEVCPASWTPKSPTIKPTPEGSKEYFEKVN